One Panicum virgatum strain AP13 chromosome 3N, P.virgatum_v5, whole genome shotgun sequence DNA segment encodes these proteins:
- the LOC120665550 gene encoding ricin B-like lectin R40C1 isoform X1: MFGYFGRNPQGSPPTFKIFCKADEGSCLAVRDGTLVLTAADPGDEHQHWVKDVRLSMHIKDKEGNPVFSLVNKATGLAIQHPYGPSYPVRLTQFCPDDFVQSVLWTESGDLCKDFGCIRMMHNIRLNLDAVHGGTALVLSDPDKSDFQSWKMTPWNGETPYGWHPEAEPTVRICCKAAEGLSVTIRNGAVCLAPTRRDDWFQHWVKDRRPGEMFKDEDGYPAFALVNSITGEAISGSAGLGPLKLKPYNPNYLDGSVLWTTDLDKGNGFRCIHMMDNFSLNFEARLSAGEVVLSRWDTADEQHWKFISW; the protein is encoded by the exons ATGTTCGGCTACTTCGGCCGGAATCCGCAGGGCTCTCCGCCCACCTTCAAGATCTTCTGCAAGGCTGATGAGGGGTCCTGCCTCGCCGTCCGTGACGGCACCCTcgtcctcaccgccgccgaccccggCGACGAGCACCAACACTGGGTGAAGGATGTTCGCCTTAGCATGCACATCAAGGATAAGGAGGGCAACCCCGTCTTCTCGCTCGTCAACAAGGCAACTGGCCTCGCCATCCAACATCCCTATGGCCCTTCCTACCCG GTGAGGCTGACGCAATTTTGCCCGGACGATTTCGTCCAGTCGGTGTTGTGGACGGAGAGCGGCGACTTGTGCAAGGACTTCGGCTGCATCCGCATGATGCATAACATCCGCCTCAACTTGGACGCCGTCCACGGGGGAACTGCTCTTGTACTCTCGGATCCGGACAAGAGCGACTTCCAGAGCTGGAAGATGACCCCCTGGAATGGTGAGACGCCCTACGGCTGGCATCCCGAGGCCGAGCCCACGGTACGCATCTGCTGCAAGGCTGCAGAGGGCTTGAGCGTCACAATCCGCAACGGCGCCGTCTGCCTCGCTCCAACCCGCCGCGACGACTGGTTCCAGCATTGGGTTAAAGACAGACGGCCCGGAGAGATGTTCAAGGACGAGGATGGCTACCCCGCCTTTGCCCTCGTCAACAGCATCACAGGCGAGGCCATCTCGGGCTCCGCAGGCTTGGGCCCG TTGAAGCTTAAGCCGTATAACCCAAATTACCTGGACGGGTCTGTGTTATGGACGACGGACTTGGACAAAGGGAATGGCTTCCGATGCATTCACATGATGGACAACTTCTCCCTCAACTTCGAGGCCCGCCTCAGTGCCGGGGAGGTCGTGCTGTCGCGTTGGGACACTGCAGACGAGCAGCACTGGAAGTTCATCAGCTGGT AA
- the LOC120665550 gene encoding ricin B-like lectin R40C1 isoform X2, translating into MFGYFGRNPQGSPPTFKIFCKADEGSCLAVRDGTLVLTAADPGDEHQHWVKDVRLSMHIKDKEGNPVFSLVNKATGLAIQHPYGPSYPVRLTQFCPDDFVQSVLWTESGDLCKDFGCIRMMHNIRLNLDAVHGGTALVLSDPDKSDFQSWKMTPWNGETPYGWHPEAEPTVRICCKAAEGLSVTIRNGAVCLAPTRRDDWFQHWVKDRRPGEMFKDEDGYPAFALVNSITGEAISGSAGLGPLKLKPYNPNYLDGSVLWTTDLDKGNGFRCIHMMDNFSLNFEARLSAGEVVLSRWDTADEQHWKFISW; encoded by the exons ATGTTCGGCTACTTCGGCCGGAATCCGCAGGGCTCTCCGCCCACCTTCAAGATCTTCTGCAAGGCTGATGAGGGGTCCTGCCTCGCCGTCCGTGACGGCACCCTcgtcctcaccgccgccgaccccggCGACGAGCACCAACACTGGGTGAAGGATGTTCGCCTTAGCATGCACATCAAGGATAAGGAGGGCAACCCCGTCTTCTCGCTCGTCAACAAGGCAACTGGCCTCGCCATCCAACATCCCTATGGCCCTTCCTACCCG GTGAGGCTGACGCAATTTTGCCCGGACGATTTCGTCCAGTCGGTGTTGTGGACGGAGAGCGGCGACTTGTGCAAGGACTTCGGCTGCATCCGCATGATGCATAACATCCGCCTCAACTTGGACGCCGTCCACGGGGGAACTGCTCTTGTACTCTCGGATCCGGACAAGAGCGACTTCCAGAGCTGGAAGATGACCCCCTGGAATGGTGAGACGCCCTACGGCTGGCATCCCGAGGCCGAGCCCACGGTACGCATCTGCTGCAAGGCTGCAGAGGGCTTGAGCGTCACAATCCGCAACGGCGCCGTCTGCCTCGCTCCAACCCGCCGCGACGACTGGTTCCAGCATTGGGTTAAAGACAGACGGCCCGGAGAGATGTTCAAGGACGAGGATGGCTACCCCGCCTTTGCCCTCGTCAACAGCATCACAGGCGAGGCCATCTCGGGCTCCGCAGGCTTGGGCCCG TTGAAGCTTAAGCCGTATAACCCAAATTACCTGGACGGGTCTGTGTTATGGACGACGGACTTGGACAAAGGGAATGGCTTCCGATGCATTCACATGATGGACAACTTCTCCCTCAACTTCGAGGCCCGCCTCAGTGCCGGGGAGGTCGTGCTGTCGCGTTGGGACACTGCAGACGAGCAGCACTGGAAGTTCATCAGCTGGT GA
- the LOC120665553 gene encoding 1-(5-phosphoribosyl)-5-[(5-phosphoribosylamino)methylideneamino] imidazole-4-carboxamide isomerase, chloroplastic-like, whose protein sequence is MASRCPARVPSPRCPPRHGWAGSWVSARLSKCGASGGRSVICAAVSFRPCIDIHKGKVKQIVGSTLRDSSNDGTELVTNFESDKSAAEFAKLYKEDELVGGHVIMLGADPASQASSLEALHSYPGGLQVGGGINLENAISYLNEGASHVIVTSYVFSDGKMNIERLRKLVELVGKQRLVLDLSCRKKDGKYTIVTERWQKFSDVFVDEPTLEYLAAYADEFLVHGVDVEGKRLGIDEDLVELLGRHSPIPVTYAGGVSTMHDLERIKKAGRSRVDVTVGSALDIFGGDLPYKDVVLWHKKQSMVGQL, encoded by the exons ATGGCGTCGAGGTGCCCGGCGAGGGTACCTTCTCCGCGGTGCCCGCCGCGGCACGGCTGGGCGGGCTCGTGGGTTTCGGCCCGCCTCTCGAAATGCGGCGCGTCGG GAGGGCGTTCGGTCATTTGCGCCGCTGTTAGCTTCAGGCCATGCATTGACATACACAAG GGGAAAGTTAAACAGATTGTTGGTTCTACTCTTCGGGATTCATCAAATGATGGCACAGAACTTGTGACAAACTTTGAATCAGACAAATCTGCTGCAGAATTCGCAAAACTCTATAAAGAAGATGAACTTGTTGGTGGACATGTTATAATGCTAGGCGCAGATCCTGCAAGCCAAGCTTCATCACTGGAGGCGTTACATTCATATCCTG GTGGTTTGCAAGTTGGAGGTGGAATAAATTTGGAGAATGCAATATCGTACCTTAATGAAGGGGCAAGTCACGTGATAGTAACCTCT TATGTGTTTAGCGATGGCAAGATGAACATTGAAAGGCTAAGGAAACTTGTTGAGCTGGTTGGGAAACAGAGGCTTGTGTTGGACCTTAGTTGTCGAAAAAAG GATGGCAAATATACCATTGTAACTGAAAGGTGGCAGAAGTTCAGTGATGTCTTTGTGGATGAACCGACATTAGAATATCTTGCTGCTTATGCAGATGAGTTTTTGGTTCATGGTGTTGACGTGGAGGGCAAAAG GTTGGGAATTGATGAGGACCTTGTGGAACTATTAGGGCGCCATTCACCA ATCCCAGTAACTTACGCTGGAGGTGTGTCAACAATGCATGACCTAGAGAGAATAAAGAAAGCAGGCAGAAGTCGAGTGGATGTTACTGTTGGGAGTGCTCTAGatatatttggaggagatttgccctacaaagatgttgtcctttGGCACAAGAAGCAAAGTATGGTTGGCCAACTGTGA